In the genome of Corythoichthys intestinalis isolate RoL2023-P3 chromosome 19, ASM3026506v1, whole genome shotgun sequence, one region contains:
- the fam49a gene encoding CYFIP-related Rac1 interactor A isoform X2 encodes MGNLLKVLTREIENYPHFFLDFENAQPTDGECEVWNQVNAVLQDSESILLGLQAYKGAGQEIRDAIQNPSDFMLQERAWNSVCPLVIKLKKFYSFSLRLEEALQSLLESLTCPPYTPTQHLEKEQALAKQFAEILHFTLRFDELKMRIPAIQNDFSYYRRTISRNRINNMNLDIESEVNNEMANRMSLFYAEATPMLKTLSNATTNFVTENNTLPLENTTDCLSTMASVCKVMLETPEYSSRFSSEDTLLFCMRVMVGVIILYDHVHPNGAFNKSSKIDMKGCIKVLKDQPADNVEGLLNALKFTTKHLNDESTPKNIRTMLQ; translated from the exons ATGGGTAACCTGCTAAAAGTCCTTACAAGGGAAATAGAGAACTATCCACACTTTTTCCTGGACTTTGAAA ATGCACAGCCCACAGATGGAGAGTGTGAAGTGTGGAACCAGGTGAACGCCGTCCTCCAAGACTCTGAAAGCATTCTGTTGGGTCTACAGGCATACAAAGGAGCTGGTCAGGAGATCAGAGAT GCAATTCAAAATCCAAGTGATTTCATGCTTCAGGAGCGAGCCTGGAATTCTGTGTGCCCGTTGGTCATCAAACTCAAGAAGTTTTACAGTTTCTCTCTGAGACTCG AGGAAGCCCTACAGAGTTTGTTGGAATCTCTGACCTGTCCACCCTATACACCCACTCAGCATCTGGAAAAGGAGCAGGCGTTGGCCAAACAGTTTGCAGAAATTCTCCACTTCACTCTGCGCTTCGATGAGCTCAAG ATGAGGATTCCCGCTATCCAGAACGACTTCAGCTACTACAGAAGAACCATCAGTCGAAACCGGATAAACAACATGAAT CTGGATATTGAAAGTGAAGTAAATAACGAGATGGCGAATAGGATGTCTCTCTTTTATGCTGAAGCCACACCGATGCTAAAAACACTCAGCAACGCAACAACAAACTTTGTGACTGAG AACAATACTCTTCCACTGGAGAACACGACGGACTGCCTAAGTACCATGGCCAGTGTCTGTAAAGTAATGTTGGAGACACC GGAATATTCAAGTCGTTTCAGCAGTGAGGACACGCTCCTATTTTGCATGAGGGTCATGGTCGGCGTCATAATTCTCTATGACCACGTTCACCCCAACGGTGCCTTTAACAAGTCCTCCAAGATAGAT ATGAAGGGCTGCATTAAAGTGCTCAAGGATCAGCCTGCAGACAACGTAGAAGGCCTGCTGAATGCGCTCAA ATTCACAACTAAACACCTGAACGATGAGTCCACTCCCAAAAACATCCGGACGATGCTCCagtaa
- the fam49a gene encoding CYFIP-related Rac1 interactor A isoform X1 — translation MGNLLKVLTCTELEQGPNFFLDFENAQPTDGECEVWNQVNAVLQDSESILLGLQAYKGAGQEIRDAIQNPSDFMLQERAWNSVCPLVIKLKKFYSFSLRLEEALQSLLESLTCPPYTPTQHLEKEQALAKQFAEILHFTLRFDELKMRIPAIQNDFSYYRRTISRNRINNMNLDIESEVNNEMANRMSLFYAEATPMLKTLSNATTNFVTENNTLPLENTTDCLSTMASVCKVMLETPEYSSRFSSEDTLLFCMRVMVGVIILYDHVHPNGAFNKSSKIDMKGCIKVLKDQPADNVEGLLNALKFTTKHLNDESTPKNIRTMLQ, via the exons ATGGGGAATCTGTTAAAAGTACTCACTTGTACCGAGCTTGAACAGGGGCCCAACTTTTTCCTTGACTTTGAAA ATGCACAGCCCACAGATGGAGAGTGTGAAGTGTGGAACCAGGTGAACGCCGTCCTCCAAGACTCTGAAAGCATTCTGTTGGGTCTACAGGCATACAAAGGAGCTGGTCAGGAGATCAGAGAT GCAATTCAAAATCCAAGTGATTTCATGCTTCAGGAGCGAGCCTGGAATTCTGTGTGCCCGTTGGTCATCAAACTCAAGAAGTTTTACAGTTTCTCTCTGAGACTCG AGGAAGCCCTACAGAGTTTGTTGGAATCTCTGACCTGTCCACCCTATACACCCACTCAGCATCTGGAAAAGGAGCAGGCGTTGGCCAAACAGTTTGCAGAAATTCTCCACTTCACTCTGCGCTTCGATGAGCTCAAG ATGAGGATTCCCGCTATCCAGAACGACTTCAGCTACTACAGAAGAACCATCAGTCGAAACCGGATAAACAACATGAAT CTGGATATTGAAAGTGAAGTAAATAACGAGATGGCGAATAGGATGTCTCTCTTTTATGCTGAAGCCACACCGATGCTAAAAACACTCAGCAACGCAACAACAAACTTTGTGACTGAG AACAATACTCTTCCACTGGAGAACACGACGGACTGCCTAAGTACCATGGCCAGTGTCTGTAAAGTAATGTTGGAGACACC GGAATATTCAAGTCGTTTCAGCAGTGAGGACACGCTCCTATTTTGCATGAGGGTCATGGTCGGCGTCATAATTCTCTATGACCACGTTCACCCCAACGGTGCCTTTAACAAGTCCTCCAAGATAGAT ATGAAGGGCTGCATTAAAGTGCTCAAGGATCAGCCTGCAGACAACGTAGAAGGCCTGCTGAATGCGCTCAA ATTCACAACTAAACACCTGAACGATGAGTCCACTCCCAAAAACATCCGGACGATGCTCCagtaa
- the fam49a gene encoding CYFIP-related Rac1 interactor A isoform X3 — MLQERAWNSVCPLVIKLKKFYSFSLRLEEALQSLLESLTCPPYTPTQHLEKEQALAKQFAEILHFTLRFDELKMRIPAIQNDFSYYRRTISRNRINNMNLDIESEVNNEMANRMSLFYAEATPMLKTLSNATTNFVTENNTLPLENTTDCLSTMASVCKVMLETPEYSSRFSSEDTLLFCMRVMVGVIILYDHVHPNGAFNKSSKIDMKGCIKVLKDQPADNVEGLLNALKFTTKHLNDESTPKNIRTMLQ, encoded by the exons ATGCTTCAGGAGCGAGCCTGGAATTCTGTGTGCCCGTTGGTCATCAAACTCAAGAAGTTTTACAGTTTCTCTCTGAGACTCG AGGAAGCCCTACAGAGTTTGTTGGAATCTCTGACCTGTCCACCCTATACACCCACTCAGCATCTGGAAAAGGAGCAGGCGTTGGCCAAACAGTTTGCAGAAATTCTCCACTTCACTCTGCGCTTCGATGAGCTCAAG ATGAGGATTCCCGCTATCCAGAACGACTTCAGCTACTACAGAAGAACCATCAGTCGAAACCGGATAAACAACATGAAT CTGGATATTGAAAGTGAAGTAAATAACGAGATGGCGAATAGGATGTCTCTCTTTTATGCTGAAGCCACACCGATGCTAAAAACACTCAGCAACGCAACAACAAACTTTGTGACTGAG AACAATACTCTTCCACTGGAGAACACGACGGACTGCCTAAGTACCATGGCCAGTGTCTGTAAAGTAATGTTGGAGACACC GGAATATTCAAGTCGTTTCAGCAGTGAGGACACGCTCCTATTTTGCATGAGGGTCATGGTCGGCGTCATAATTCTCTATGACCACGTTCACCCCAACGGTGCCTTTAACAAGTCCTCCAAGATAGAT ATGAAGGGCTGCATTAAAGTGCTCAAGGATCAGCCTGCAGACAACGTAGAAGGCCTGCTGAATGCGCTCAA ATTCACAACTAAACACCTGAACGATGAGTCCACTCCCAAAAACATCCGGACGATGCTCCagtaa